Within Kineothrix sp. MB12-C1, the genomic segment GTATATTTCCATGTTCTGGCATCCCATTATGAACTTGAGTAATTTCTATACACAGCTTATTACGAATATTTCAGGAGCAGAGCGCGTGTTCGATATTATGGACACGAAAGCAGAAATTACAGATGCTTCTTCCGTTATCGACATTCCCTCTATCGAAGGCGAAGTACGTTTTGAACATGTTTCCTTCTCCTATGACGGAAGCACTAAAGTATTAGACGATGTGAGCTTCACTATTAAGCCCGGAGAAACGATCGCTCTTGTAGGCCCTACCGGAGCCGGTAAAACGACTATTGTCAACTTAATCAGCAGATTCTATGATGTACAGCAGGGAAATGTCTACGTTGATGGATATGATGTGAAAAAAGTCTCCATAGAGAGCCTTAGAAGACAGATGGGAATTATGACACAGGATAACTTTTTGTTCTCCGATAGCATAAAGGATAATATTCGCTATGGCAAGCTAGATGCATCCGATGAGGAGATTATAACTGCAGCGAAAGCTGTTCATGCCCATGAATTCATTTCAAAACTGGAGAAAGGCTATGATTACGAGTTGTCCGAAAGAGGTGGCGGGCTGTCCGGCGGACAAAAGCAGCTTCTCGCCTTTGCCAGAACAATGGTATCCATGCCTAAGATACTTATTTTGGATGAGGCCACTTCCAGTATCGATACACAGACGGAACTTCTCGTACAGGCGGGAATTGAAAACCTTTTGAAAGGAAGAACTTCTTTTGTTGTAGCACATCGCCTCTCTACCATCCAGAAAGCAGATCGTATTTTCTACGTGGATAGCGGACGTATTATCGAAGAGGGTTCCCCTGCTGAACTTATGAAGAAAAAGGGACATTATTATAATCTATACATGTCGCAGTATCACTACTAAAGCTACAGTTCAGACTTCGGCTAAACAGTAACCTATATGCACAATGCAGTATTCAAAACAGGAGGCCCTTTTCAGGCCTCCTGCTCTTCTTCATTCCAAGTGACAATCAGTAAGAGCATTCCCTCTTCTACTGTTATCTCTCCTTCTTCTCCTATAAATTCATTACTAATACCGATGGGATAATCATTGGTTACCGTTATCTGATCCAGCAAATATTTCATCCCTTTAATAGTTACCCCTTTTGCCTCTTTTCCAAGAGCAAACAAGGATAAATATCCATCCATACTTTTCGCAAACTTGACAGATTCATCCTTTATCACTGTTACCATTACGTTGGCATCCATCATATAGCCTTTTTTACCATTGTTCTTCAAATAACTGAGGCATTGAATATTGGCGATAGTATGCTCCAACCGTCCTCCCATCGCTCCATAAATTAAGAAGGTCTCATATCCCTTTTCGATACCTAGTTTAATGGCGGCCAAAGCATCCGTATCATCCTTTTCAGTATTTAACTCAATAACTTTTCCCGGATTCCTGCTTTTTATTTCTTCAATTTCCTCTTTCATACTCTCATCGATAGAATCCATATCTCCAATCAGAAAATCCGGTTCTATAGCAAGTAACTTACAATACAGATACCCTCCATCCACCGCAATGCATAAATCTTCTTTCTTTTTTTCTATCTCAGATAGGGTAAAATCTCCCGCTCCGATTATAATGCATCTTCCGTTTCCCAATCTGCTATCTCCTTTAATATGTTTTCTGCCATTGATAAGGCCCACCCCAATCGCCTATCATAATCGTCGTCATTCCAACCTCTGTAAAGCTTCTTGTCTCCAAATGATAGTTCATCTCTGCCTCAAAGGCATTCTTCTTCTGCACATTGCTATACATATAGCTGATCACATATTCCGTATGGGGATAATAACTTTCCGATTCCTTTGCCGGCTCGTAAGCAATTGCAGAGCGTTGTACACCGTCATCTTTCATCTGAGCTCCCCATACCGTAATGATACCGGCTGTATTTTCATTCGCCTTAAAATCCGGATATTCAAACGCCCACGCACCATTTTCCTGTCTCAAAATAACGTACTCTCTACTAACCGGAATATAGGTTGCACCTGTCCAATATTCCATCGTACCGTTGATAAAGGAATCACGGATTCCGGTATAAGTATCGGAAATGATAAATTCTTTCGCCGCTTCCAGATTCCCCGCATCGAACGCAAGGAACAGATCTGCAAAAATAGCTTGAACCTCCGCCTCTTTCTCCAAACAGAGAATTAAATTACTCCGGCTATCTGTCTCTATGAAGGAGTTCACCTGGTCCAGAATCGATTTATATTCTTTTAAGTGTTCCCTATTTATATGGAACTCCGGAACATCAACCATGGCAAATTGGGAAATAACCGTTTTTATTTCTTCCGAAGGATTCTGCGCATAAAGTTCAATAAGTTCCTTCATTATCTGTATATAAGAATTAAAAGTACCGAATTCAGCCTCTTCCCGTTCCTCTAAAAAGAAGGTTTTACTTTCGTCCTCTCTCAATTTACTCGTAATACGTTCATATACCGTGTGCATCAATGGAAGCGCATCCGCACTGTTACTATCCCGCTTCAATACCCCCAGAATCTTCTGGGCTGTTTCAAGCGTACACTGTCCGGCGTTAATTTCTGCCACCGCCTCATTTAAAATAGCAGTACAATAATATTGCAAAAGACCTTCATCCTGAGTGTTTTCCCATCCTTCCAGAAGCACTTGCTTCGCATGCATATTATCTTCAAGATCAAAGTAGGCCTTAGCCATATAACGATAAGCTTTTACAGAAGTGGAATCTATTTTCAACGCATTTTCATAGGAATCAATAGCTTCCCCATATGCTTCCTCCTGAGTATACCCTTCTCCCGCTTTTAACTCCCTATTCAGGCGAATAACCGGCAAATTCCAAATAATAGCGGCACCACCACCAATAACAGCCAATACACAAAGAAATAAGAACACTCGCTGCATCATGACAATTCGATGTCTTGCTTTTTTTCGTCTTGCCCTTTTCTCATTCACCGAAAGCCCTTGCATAGTTCTTCTTTCTTTTCCTGTATTAGTTTCTGCCCGTCTCATAACTTGCCCCCTATTTAATACCTGTACGATAAATTTTTCAACATTTTTCATACTACCATAGAAAACTTTCCTTGACAATGATATAATTTGGCTTATGAAGCGAACAATCTTATTAACGGACAAAAAAAATCATACGATAACTGCCGAATATGAAATCTTTCGCAGCAAAAGGAAAACATACTCTCTTTCCTTAAATGACAGCGGGATTTTACGGGTGCGTATCCCTATTCATGTAACTGATTATGAAGTGGAGCAAATTCTTCTCCAAAAGCAGTTTTGGATCACCGATAGAATTGCCGAATTTATGAAACAACAAAACAACCGGCCAAAGAATCACTTCACTCCAGAGCAACAGCTTGCCCTCGAAAAGCGTTATCGTCAGGCTGCCAGAGAATGGATTCCAAGCCGGGTCACCTATTATATGAATGCTTATCCCTATATTCTTCCTGCGCGGAATATGAAAATTACCATTCGAGACCAGAAAACACGCTGGGGGAGCTGTAGCAGTAAGGGGTCTCTATCCTTTAACTGGCGGCTCATGTTGGCACCACCCGGCATTCTCGATTATGTTATCGTACACGAACTCTGCCATCTTATACATATGAATCATTCTCAAGAATTCTGGAAATGTGTCGGAGATATTCTTCCCGACTATAAAGAACGCAGAAAATGGTTGAAAGACCATGGAAACGAATTAACGCTGTCCTAAGTTCACGGACAGCGTTAGTCATTATAATCGTCTTATTTAAATAGCTTCTCTTCTGCTTTTTTCTCTTCCTTTGAAAATCTCAGGAGTCTCTCTATCCTTGCGATTTCTCTTTACCTTATCGCCTTTTTGGTCCAGTGGCTTTTTACTGTTGCCCTTATCTGAGCGGCGTCTATCAGAAAAACCTTTATCTTTGATTCCTTCTCCGTTTCTTCTTCCGTCATTCCTGCGTCTGTTGTCGCCGCCTTTGCGAACGCCGAATCCAGAACCTTTCCTGCCGGAAAAACCACGCTCTTTTGAGCTGTATTTCTCGATTTTAATATCCTTAATATCATCACCCATCTTCATTTTCATAAAAGCTGCTGCTAATTCTAACGCACTATACTCGCCCTCAGCAAGTTTCTCTTCCAAAAATGCGACGGTTTTATCCATTTTTTTATTCTGCATCACGTCCAGTGCTTCATTCAGCACTTTCTGTGCTTTTACAGAAGTAATATCCGCTGCAGAAGGAATTGTTTTTTCTTTAATTTTAGTATGGCATATTCTTTCGATTTCACGTAGTTTAAACGATTCCCTGCCAACAACTAATGTAAAGGAACGGCCTGTTCTGCCCGCACGTCCTGTACGTCCGATTCTATGAACATAGTATTCGATATCATCCGGCACATCGTAATTGAATACAGCCTCAACATCATCTACATCGATTCCTCTGGCTGCTACGTCTGTAGCTATTAAGATATCAGTTCTGCCGCTTCTGAAAAGATTCATTACAGTATCTCGCTGGTGTTGGCTTAAATCTCCGTGAAGTCCTTCTGCTGCATAGCCTCTATCTTTCAAATGCTCTGTTAATTCATCTACCATTCGTTTCGTATTACAGAAAATAAGAGAGCGCTTCGGATGATAATAATCCATAAGGCGGCAAAGTACTTCTTCTTTATCTTTACGCTGTATTTGATAATATGCCTGTTTGATAAGAGGAATGGTCATTTCCTTCGGTGTTGTCTTCACATATTCTGCATCCGCATTCTGATATTCTCTCGTAATATCGAGAATAGGCTTTGGCATGGTCGCAGAGAAAAGAGCGGTCTGACGCTCCTTAGGCATATCCTTGAGAATCGTCTCGATATCCTCACGGAATCCCATGTTCAACATTTCATCTGCCTCATCAAGAACAATCATCTTTACCTGACTCGTCTTAATCGTGTGACGTCGCATATGATCCATCACTCTTCCGGGTGTTCCTACTACAATCTGAGTTCCACTGCTAAGAGCTCTGATCTGTCTGGAAATATCCTGTCCTCCGTATACGGGAAGTACCTTCACTCCATGCATATACTTAGCAAAACGTCTCATTTCCTCCGCTGCCTGGATTGCAAGTTCACGTGTGGGACAAAGTACAATTGCCTGTAATGCTTTATTATTCATATCAATGCTTTGAATTAAGGGAATTCCGAAAGCTGCCGTTTTACCAGTTCCTGTCTGTGCCTGGCCAATGATATCCTTGCCCATTAACATAACGGGGATTGCCTGTTCCTGGATAGGCGTCATATATTCAAATCCCATTTCTTCTACCGCACGGATGATTCTTTCATCAATTGCCGATTCCTTATAACTAACTTGATTTTCTGTACTACTCATTTAGCTCCTGTT encodes:
- a CDS encoding DEAD/DEAH box helicase; the encoded protein is MSSTENQVSYKESAIDERIIRAVEEMGFEYMTPIQEQAIPVMLMGKDIIGQAQTGTGKTAAFGIPLIQSIDMNNKALQAIVLCPTRELAIQAAEEMRRFAKYMHGVKVLPVYGGQDISRQIRALSSGTQIVVGTPGRVMDHMRRHTIKTSQVKMIVLDEADEMLNMGFREDIETILKDMPKERQTALFSATMPKPILDITREYQNADAEYVKTTPKEMTIPLIKQAYYQIQRKDKEEVLCRLMDYYHPKRSLIFCNTKRMVDELTEHLKDRGYAAEGLHGDLSQHQRDTVMNLFRSGRTDILIATDVAARGIDVDDVEAVFNYDVPDDIEYYVHRIGRTGRAGRTGRSFTLVVGRESFKLREIERICHTKIKEKTIPSAADITSVKAQKVLNEALDVMQNKKMDKTVAFLEEKLAEGEYSALELAAAFMKMKMGDDIKDIKIEKYSSKERGFSGRKGSGFGVRKGGDNRRRNDGRRNGEGIKDKGFSDRRRSDKGNSKKPLDQKGDKVKRNRKDRETPEIFKGREKSRREAI
- a CDS encoding tetratricopeptide repeat protein, with amino-acid sequence MRRAETNTGKERRTMQGLSVNEKRARRKKARHRIVMMQRVFLFLCVLAVIGGGAAIIWNLPVIRLNRELKAGEGYTQEEAYGEAIDSYENALKIDSTSVKAYRYMAKAYFDLEDNMHAKQVLLEGWENTQDEGLLQYYCTAILNEAVAEINAGQCTLETAQKILGVLKRDSNSADALPLMHTVYERITSKLREDESKTFFLEEREEAEFGTFNSYIQIMKELIELYAQNPSEEIKTVISQFAMVDVPEFHINREHLKEYKSILDQVNSFIETDSRSNLILCLEKEAEVQAIFADLFLAFDAGNLEAAKEFIISDTYTGIRDSFINGTMEYWTGATYIPVSREYVILRQENGAWAFEYPDFKANENTAGIITVWGAQMKDDGVQRSAIAYEPAKESESYYPHTEYVISYMYSNVQKKNAFEAEMNYHLETRSFTEVGMTTIMIGDWGGPYQWQKTY
- a CDS encoding thiamine diphosphokinase, with protein sequence MGNGRCIIIGAGDFTLSEIEKKKEDLCIAVDGGYLYCKLLAIEPDFLIGDMDSIDESMKEEIEEIKSRNPGKVIELNTEKDDTDALAAIKLGIEKGYETFLIYGAMGGRLEHTIANIQCLSYLKNNGKKGYMMDANVMVTVIKDESVKFAKSMDGYLSLFALGKEAKGVTIKGMKYLLDQITVTNDYPIGISNEFIGEEGEITVEEGMLLLIVTWNEEEQEA
- a CDS encoding M48 family metallopeptidase, with the protein product MKRTILLTDKKNHTITAEYEIFRSKRKTYSLSLNDSGILRVRIPIHVTDYEVEQILLQKQFWITDRIAEFMKQQNNRPKNHFTPEQQLALEKRYRQAAREWIPSRVTYYMNAYPYILPARNMKITIRDQKTRWGSCSSKGSLSFNWRLMLAPPGILDYVIVHELCHLIHMNHSQEFWKCVGDILPDYKERRKWLKDHGNELTLS